Proteins encoded in a region of the Phacochoerus africanus isolate WHEZ1 chromosome 8, ROS_Pafr_v1, whole genome shotgun sequence genome:
- the GJB5 gene encoding gap junction beta-5 protein, with the protein MNWGVFEGLLSGVNKYSTAFGRVWLSLVFIFRLLVYLVTAEHVWSDDHKDFSCDTRQPGCPNVCYDEFFPVSHVRLWALQLILVTCPSLLVVMHVAYREAREKKHRERAGKDGGRLYLDPGKKRGGLWWTYVCSLVFKAGVDAAFLYVFHLFYPKYTLPRVVKCHAAPCPNTVDCFISKPAEKNIFTLFMVITAVICILLNLVELAYLVSKRCQECLAERKARAKGVGHRLDWTTSSTKQDDLLLGDLIFLGSDVPPPLLPDHPRDHVEKTTL; encoded by the coding sequence ATGAACTGGGGGGTCTTCGAGGGGCTCCTGAGCGGAGTGAACAAGTACTCCACGGCCTTTGGGCGCGTCTGGCTGTCCCTGGTCTTCATCTTCCGCTTGCTGGTGTACCTGGTGACCGCCGAGCACGTGTGGAGCGATGACCACAAGGACTTCAGCTGTGACACCCGCCAGCCGGGCTGCCCCAATGTCTGCTACGACGAGTTCTTCCCCGTGTCCCACGTGCGCCTCTGGGCCCTGCAGCTCATCCTGGTCACGTGCCCCTCGCTGCTCGTGGTCATGCACGTGGCCTACCGTGAGGCCCGGGAGAAGAAGCACCGAGAGAGAGCCGGGAAGGACGGCGGGCGCCTCTACCTGGACCCCGGCAAGAAGCGCGGTGGGCTCTGGTGGACGTACGTCTGCAGCCTGGTGTTCAAGGCGGGCGTGGACGCCGCCTTCCTCTACGTGTTCCACCTGTTCTACCCCAAGTACACCCTCCCTCGGGTGGTCAAGTGCCACGCGGCTCCGTGTCCCAACACGGTGGACTGCTTCATCTCCAAGCCCGCAGAGAAGAACATTTTCACTCTCTTCATGGTGATCACGGCCGTCATTTGCATCCTGCTCAACCTGGTGGAGCTGGCCTACCTGGTGAGCAAGAGGTGCCAGGAGTGCCTGGCGGAGAGGAAAGCCCGGGCCAAGGGGGTGGGCCACCGCCTGGACTGGACCACCTCTTCCACCAAACAGGACGACCTCCTCTTGGGTGATCTCATCTTTCTGGGCTCCGATGTTCCCCCTCCTCTCTTACCAGACCATCCTCGAGACCATGTGGAGAAAACCACGCTATGA
- the GJB3 gene encoding gap junction beta-3 protein has translation MDWKTLQALLSGVNKYSTAFGRIWLSVVFVFRVLVYVVAAERVWGDEQKDFDCNTKQPGCTNVCYDEFFPISNIRLWALQLIFVTCPSLLVILHVAYREERERRHRQKHGDHCAKLYDNAGKKHGGLWWTYLLSLIFKLIIEFLFLYVLHTLWYGFGMPRLVQCANVAPCPNIVDCYIARPTEKKLFTYFMVGASAVCIVLTFCEICYLIFHRIVRSLPKKRTPQGGSPPSSASRASTCRCHHKLVEAGELGPDSSDDKVQASAPSLTPI, from the coding sequence ATGGACTGGAAGACACTCCAAGCCCTACTGAGTGGGGTGAACAAGTACTCCACAGCCTTCGGGCGCATCTGGCTGTCAGTGGTGTTCGTCTTCCGCGTGCTGGTGTACGTGGTGGCCGCCGAGCGTGTGTGGGGGGACGAGCAGAAGGACTTTGACTGCAACACCAAGCAGCCAGGCTGCACCAACGTTTGCTACGATGAGTTCTTCCCCATCTCCAACATCCGCCTCTGGGCCCTGCAGCTCATCTTCGTCACTTGCCCGTCGCTGCTGGTCATCCTGCACGTGGCCTACCGGGAGGAGCGGGAGCGGCGGCACCGCCAGAAGCACGGCGACCACTGCGCCAAACTGTACGACAACGCGGGCAAGAAGCACGGCGGCCTGTGGTGGACCTACCTGCTCAGCCTCATCTTCAAGCTCATCATCGAGTTCCTCTTCCTCTACGTGCTGCACACTCTGTGGTACGGCTTCGGCATGCCCCGCCTGGTCCAGTGCGCCAACGTGGCCCCCTGCCCCAACATCGTGGACTGCTACATCGCCCGGCCCACGGAGAAGAAGCTCTTCACCTACTTCATGGTGGGCGCCTCCGCCGTCTGCATCGTGCTCACCTTCTGCGAGATCTGCTACCTCATCTTCCACAGGATTGTGCGAAGCCTTCCCAAGAAGAGGACCCCCCAAGGCGGCAGCCCCCCGTCCTCTGCCAGCCGGGCCTCCACCTGCCGCTGCCACCACAAGCTGGTGGAGGCCGGGGAGCTGGGCCCAGACTCCAGCGATGACAAGGTGCAAGCTTCGGCACCCAGCCTGACCCCCATCTGA
- the GJB4 gene encoding gap junction beta-4 protein: protein MNWAFLQGILSGVNKYSTALGRIWLSVVFLFRVLVYVVAAEEVWDDEQKDFVCNTKQPGCPNFCYDEFFPASHMRLWALQLILVTCPSLLVAMHVAYRQERERKHRLKHGPDARSLYDNPNKKRGGLWWTYLLSLIFKVAVDASFLYIFHRLYRDYDMPRVVSCSEEPCPHTVDCYISRPTEKKVFTCFMVATAVICILLNLSEVTYLVGKRCLESLGPRHQRSRHQAHLPETCPPYALSQEEHP from the coding sequence ATGAACTGGGCCTTCCTGCAGGGCATCCTGAGTGGGGTGAACAAGTACTCCACGGCGCTCGGCCGCATCTGGCTGTCGGTGGTCTTCCTCTTCCGCGTGCTGGTGTACGTGGTGGCGGCCGAGGAGGTGTGGGATGACGAGCAGAAGGACTTCGTCTGCAACACCAAGCAGCCCGGCTGCCCCAATTTCTGCTACGACGAGTTCTTCCCCGCGTCCCACATGCGCCTCTGGGCCCTGCAGCTCATCCTGGTCACGTGCCCCTCGCTGCTCGTGGCCATGCACGTGGCCTATCGCCAGGAGCGGGAGCGCAAGCACCGCCTGAAGCATGGGCCCGACGCCCGGTCCCTGTATGACAACCCCAACAAGAAGCGAGGTGGCCTCTGGTGGACGTACTTGCTGAGTCTCATCTTCAAGGTGGCCGTCGACGCCAGCTTCCTCTACATCTTCCATAGGCTCTACCGGGACTATGACATGCCCCGCGTGGTGTCCTGCTCCGAGGAGCCCTGCCCACACACTGTGGACTGCTACATCTCCAGGCCCACAGAGAAAAAGGTTTTCACCTGCTTCATGGTGGCCACGGCCGTGATCTGCATCCTGCTCAACCTCAGTGAGGTCACCTACCTGGTGGGCAAGAGGTGCCTGGAGAGCCTCGGCCCCAGGCACCAGCGGTCTCGTCACCAGGCTCACCTGCCCGAGACGTGCCCACCATATGCCCTCTCCCAGGAGGAGCACCCctaa